Genomic window (Brienomyrus brachyistius isolate T26 unplaced genomic scaffold, BBRACH_0.4 scaffold65, whole genome shotgun sequence):
gaggagtcacttttatttaaaagtaatgcttgtaatggtgaggtgatcttatttattggggagttcTTGTctatctctctgcaggctgtcaggctgtagagtcacagaagaaggctgttcttccctggcttctgctctgaggtcaaacccctcacacctgagagagctggatctgagctacaatcacccaggggactcaggagtgaagctgctctctgctgtactggaggatcccagctgtaaactggagaagctgaagtgagtacagagtgtgtgtctgacacgctacagatacttatgcatgtatgtgaagaagaggcaccaataaataaatggatacagcagtactatgtcattctgcttctcctatagtgtggatcacggtggagagtgcaggaccagaccaggcgtaCAGAgatgtaagtgtgtttgcaagttttattaataataccattaatattatgttatggttgtattcacacaggTTTTGTGATTAGTGTGGCTTTTTACACTGTGTGTAgctggatttccatgtttgtgtttctgtgtcattttagacaaacatccaaatgagagaaacaaaacatcaaatcatcaccaaaaacaccattaattcatttatacgttttaaaaaatattttttacaaatactTTATAGCTGCTCATATcgtctttgtgtttgtgtgggagtgtaagACGGTTAAAATATACTctgatataagaacataagaactatacaaacgagaggaggccattcggcccatcaagctcgcttggggagaacttaactaatagctcagagttgttaaaatcttatctagctctgatttaaaggaacccaaggattcagcttgcactacattatcaggaagactattccatactctgactacgcgctgtgtaaagaagtgcttccttaaatccagcttgaaatgttctcccgctaatttccacctatggccacgagttcgtgtatttgaactaatgctgaagtaactatttggctgaacagcatccaaacctgttagaatcttatatacctggatcatgtcccccctcagtctcctttgcttgagactgaacagatttagctcaagtaacctttcctcgtatgacattcctctaagaccaggaatcatttttgtggccctacgctgcaccttttctaagtccacaatgtcctttttaagatatggtgaccaaacctgcacacaatattctaggtgaggtctcaccaaggaattgtataatcttagcattacctcccttgacttaaactccacacgcctagagatataccccaacatcctattggccttttatattgcttccccacactggcgagaatgggacatggaagcatcaacatacacaccaaggtctttcttatgatcagctacctttatttcagtgacacccatgaaatacctgtactttatatttctgctccctagatggagtaccttacatttgtctacgttaaatttcatctgccaggtattggCCCAGtctctaattaaatcaagatcccgctgtagctgctgagccgctaattcagtatctgctataccacccaccttggtgtcatctgcaaatttcaccagtttactgtatatattggtatctatatcatttatttaaattagaaacaatagtagtcctaaaatcgaaccctgcggtaccccactatgaacgcaagcccactgtgacattgtgcctcttataactactcgctgtttcctatctgttaaccagttatcaatccaggtcgctacggtacctaaaatacctgtcgctttgactTTAAGTAGGAGACTATTGTgcgggacaacatcaaaagccttttggaattctaagtagatgacatcataggccttcttatcatcaacttcctgagtagcttcctcaaaaaactccaacagattcgttaaacaggatctacctctcctaaatccatgctggctatcccgcaaaatgttattggagtccaggtaatctaccattttctctttgattatagcctccataactttaccagttatacaagttagttGTACATACATATAGTTgtacatctttaatttcacagAAACGGAATcatttgcatttgttctttttgcacatgccgtgagtgtacagtatgtgttttctgtgtgtgaTTAGTTAGTATTGTCCTGAGACGGCACCCATAGGCAGTGATACCGGACTCTCTCCTCCAGTGCAAAATgctaatttgtatttttttctccatGACAAAtacagtcctgcacatttttgtgtttcccctcattcatcacctgattcaactccttgtgctaattaccacacagctcttgagctgaatcatttatgatGGAACGGGGAAAGAACTAAGTTACGCTGGGATTTGGGCACCAGTGCCTTAGACAGAACAAACAGGGAGCATATGTCGATGTTCACTGGTCAATCAGGTAGCGctcctctcataaatattaatgagccaGCCAATCATGCAGGGCTtcgctcatgaatattaataagaTTTCCGGACCCACCCTGCTAAAAAAAATTTACGCCTGCGCGAGGTGCGGGGTTCACTCCTCGCGGCAGCGGCGCCATATGTGAGAGTCACGTGCGTGGTAGACACGCTTCACGGAAATAAGCCGATGCGTGTGAAATACATTCAGAGCGGCTTTGCTGGGACTAAAGACCGTGTCAGACaatcgctgcaaatactggatcctcatggagcgcaactcAGGCACCGGAATCGTCTTCGGAGGCGTTTGTATCAGAATTCAGGTCCAAacctttattaaatatcacgttaaatatgcaataatattacttaaatattctgttattgatggccattttcaaagGTAAGCTCCCTGTAGAAAGACAGAGAGCAGCAAGGCGCCGCACGCCTCGGATTTAGcggttagaaggaaagacactgacttttagTATtaatctctggtgccgttttgtggtaaatatgcttgtgatgaatatgtctgatgaatgtcgccGGTTTGTAAATTTATTTCCCCGTAATtacgctgttagtttagctcgcgccgcattttggcggctcttcccgccggTGTCGCGCgccgtccgacatttcctgagctatttCATAAACTTCGGTTCCCGCTTCGTTCGGGGAAGCTGcgctgtttttatattgtacagaaacataaagtacaggcggtcTGATtgtattaataattcttcctcctgcctacagactcctgccagctgacgctggaccccaacacagcaaacagagacctgtctctgtcagaggggaacaggaaggtgacacgggggggagaggagcagccatatcctgatcatccagagagatttgatcactggccccaagttctgtgcagagagagtctgactggccgctgttactgggaggctgagtgggatggagatggagctgatataggagtcacttataaagggatcaggaggaaaggatggAGTGAGTGTCTGCTTGGAAACAATGAGAAGTCATGGAGTCTGCGCTGTAaacctgacagttactctgtctgtcaCAATAAGAAACAGACTCTCTTACCtatacggccctcaggctcccacagagtaggagtgtatctggactggggggctggtgctctgtccttctacagagtctcctctgatggactgacccccctgtacagattcacctcctcattcactgagtccctctatccagggtttcatGTTTATAACTCCTCAGTGTtactgtgacgtgttgctggttctcctggcaaaaaggtcaaatctctgctttttaacctttataatcctttttactctcaaatgtatgtttgacaaaaataagtttttctctctgactaaaatgtaactaaatgtaatcctgattgggggggggggctttccccctcccctgtatatgtacattttatatatttatgcctATTTACTATATtactgtacaatgacaataaaggttttctgttctgtcctattaatgtcctgcttcagcgtcacccaaagcatgactgagtaacataatgaaaccacagtctggtgggttaaattaaataaattcactTTTTACTAATAGAATTAGAGTAAATCAGTGTAAATAACTATTTAACTGCAGAcataaaagaaatgaaaaacactggaaaatataattatatccTGTTACTACTCTGGGTCAGTGGATTAAAGCAAAtaaatttatattaaataattatttgattGAATAATGAAATTTGTTTTATGGAATaattacccccccaccccaatttactgtaataggtctgcttacccccctgtcggacagaaggggcaggtgcccagaccccattcccacccccaccccactgtgaaaagtctgcttacgcccccttaggacagaaggggcagatgcccaagacacccttgccacccccactccactgtaataaatctgcttaccccccccgtctgatagaaggggcaggtgcccggccccccttgccacccctctTTAAttggtctgcttatgcccccgtcggacagaagggccaggtgcccaggcccccttccaacccccaccccattataAAACGTCTGTTTACGACACCTTCGGACAAAAGGGGCagatgcccaggcccccttgccacccccacccctctgcaaTAGGTCTGCTtgcgcccccgtcggacagaaggggcggATGCCCAGGcactcttgccacccccacccctctgtaataggtctgcttgcgcccccgtcggacagaaggcgcaggtacccaggcccccttgccacccccacccctctgtaataggtctgcttacgtcccccgtcggacagaaggggcggATGCCCAGGcactcttgccacccccacccctctgtaataggtctgcttacgcccctgtcagatagaaggggcaggtacccaggcccccttgccacccccaccccactgtgaagggtctgcttacgcccccgtcggacagaaggggcaggtgcccaggcccccttgccacccccaccccactgtaaaaggtctgcttacgcccctgtcagatagaaggggcaggtgcccaggcacccttgccacccccactccactgtaaaaggtctgcttaccccccccccccgtcggacagaaggtgcagctgctcaggcccccttgccacccccaccccactgtaaaaggtctgcttacgcccctgtcagatagaaggggcaggtgcccaggcacccttgccacccccactccactgtaaaaggtctgcttacgcccccatcggacagaagagtccggtgcccaggcccccttgctaCCCTCACccctctgtaaaaggtctgcttacgtcccccgtcggacagaaggggcaggtgcccaggcagccttgcctccCCCACCCTGTTGTAAAAGGTTTGCTTACATCGTCTTTGAACAGAAGTAGCAGgtggccccccaccccactgttatAGGTcagcttacgcccccgtcggacagaaggggcaggtgcccaggcccccttgccacccccaccccactgtaaaatgtttgttacgcccccgtcagacagtaggggcaggtacccaggcccccttgccacccccaccccactgtaaaaggtctgcttacgaccccgtcggacagaaggggcaggtgcccaggcacccttgccacccccacccctctgtaataagTCTGCTTAcgaccccgtcggacagaaggggcaggtgcccaggcacccttgccacccccactccactgtaaaaggtctgcttacccccccgtcggacagaagggccaggtgcccaggcccccttgccacccccacccctctgtaaaaggtctgcttacgcccccgtcagacagaaggggcagatgcccaggcactcttgccacccccactccactgtaaaaggtctgcttacccccccgtcggacagaagggccaggtgcccaggcccccttgccacccccaccccactgtaaaaggtctgcttacgcccctgtcagatagaaggggcaggtgcccaggcacccttgccacccccactccactgtaaaaggtctgcttaccccccccgtcggacagaaggtgcagctgctcaggcccccttgccacccccacccctctgtaataagTCTGCTTACGACCCTGTCTGATagaaagggcaggtgcccagacccccttgccacccccacccctctgtaaaaggtctgcttacgaccccgtcggacagaaggggcaggtgcccaggcacccttgccacccccacccctctgtaaaaggtctgcttacgtcccccatcggacagaaggggcaggtgcccaggcccccttgccacccccaccccactgtgaaatgtttgcttacgtccccgtcggacagaaggggcaggtgcccaggcagccttgccaccctcaccccactgtgaaatgtttgcttatgtccccgtcggacagaaggggcaggtgcccagacacccttgccacccccacccctctgtaaaaggtctgcttacgaccccgtcggacagaagggtccggtgcccaggcccccttgccaccctcaccccactgtgaaatgtttgcttacgtccccgtcggacagaaggggcaggtgcccaggcagccttgccaccctcaccccactgtgaaatgtttgcttacgtccccgtcggacagaaggggcaggtgcccaggcagccttgcctcccccaccccactgtgaaatatTTGCTTacgtcccccgtcggacagaagagtccggtgcccaggcccccttgccacccccacccctatgtaaaaggtctgcttacgtcccccgtcggacagaagagtccggtgcccaggcccccttgccacccccacccctatgtaaaaggtctgcttacgtcccccatcagacagaaggggcaggtgcccaggcccccttgccacccccacccctctgaaaaaaggtctgcttacgcccccatcagagagaaggggcaggtgcccaggcccccttgccacccccacccctctgtaataggtcttcttacgtcccccatcggacagaaggggcaggtgcccaggtccccttgccacccccacccctctgtaataggtcttcttacgtcccccatcggacagaaggggcaggtgcccaggtccccttcccacccccaccccactgaaaaaaggtctgcttacgcccccatcagagagaaggggcaggtgcccaggcccccttgccacccccacccctctgtaataggtctgcttacacccccgtcggacagaagagtCCGGTGCCCAGGCCtccttgcccccccacccctttgtAAAAGGTTTGCTTACACCGCCTTCGAACATAAGTAGCAGgtggccccccaccccactgtaaaaggttggCTTACGCCCCTGtcagatagaaggggcaggtacccaggcccccttgccacccccaccccactgtaaaaggtctgtttacgaCACCTTCGGACAGAAGggccaggtgcccaggcccccttgccacccccaccccactgtaaaaggtctgtttacgcccccgtcggacagaaggggcagatgcccaggcccccttgccagccccaccccactgtgaagggtctgcttacgcccccgtcggacagaaggggcagatgcccaggcactcttgccacccccactccactgtaaaaggtctgcttacccccccgtcggacagaaggggcaggtgcccaggcccccttgccacccccaccccactgtaaaaggtctgcttaccccccccgtcggacagaaggtgcagctgctcaggcccccttgccacccccacccctctgtaaaaggtctgcttacgaccccgtcggacagaaggggcagatgcccaggcactcttgccacccccactccactgtaaaaggtctgcttacccccccgtcggacagaaggggcaggtgcccaggcccccttgccacccccaccccactgtaaaaggtctgcttacgcccctgtcagatagaaggggcaggtgcccaggcacccttgccacccccactccactgtaaaaggtctgcttacccccccgtcggacagaagggccaggtgcccaggcccccttgccacccccaccccactgtaaaaggtctgcttacgcccctgtcagatagaaggggcaggtgcccaggcccccttgccacccccacccctctgtaataagTCTGCTTACGACCCTGTCTGATagaaagggcaggtgcccagacccccttgccacccccacccctctgtaaaaggtctgcttacgaccccgtcggacagaaggggcaggtgcccaggcacccttgccacccccacccctctgtaataggtctgcttacacccccgtcggacagaagggtccggtgcccaggcccccttgccacccccacccctctgtaaaaggtctgcttacgtcccccatcggacagaaggggcaggtgcccaggcccccttgccacccccacccctctgtaataggtctgcttacacccccgtcggacagaagggtccggtgcccaggcccccttgccaccctcaccccactgtgaaatgtttgcttacgtccccgtcggacagaaggggcaggtgcccaggcagccttgccaccctcaccccactgtgaaatgtttgcttacgtccccgtcggacagaagggtccggtgcccaggcccccttgctaCCCTCACccctctgtaaaaggtctgcttacgtcccccgtcggacagaagagtccggtgcccaggcccccttgccacccccacccctatgtaaaaggtctgcttacgtcccccatcagacagaaggggcaggtgcccaggcccccttgccacccccacccctatgtaaaaggtctgcttacgtcccccatcagacagaaggggcaggttcccaggcccccttgccacccccaccccattatgAAACGTCTGTTTATGGCACCgtctgatagaaggggcaggttcccaggcccccttgccacccccaccccactctcaTAGCTCTGCTCAtgcccccatcggacagaagggtcAGGTGCCCAGGACCCCTTTGCCTCCCCATCCGACAGTGAAATgtttgcttacgcccccgtcggacagaaggggcaggtgcccaggcccccttgccacccccaccccactgcaataggtctgcttacgcccccgtctaatagaaggggcaggtgcccaggcccccttgccacccccacccctctgtaataggtctgcttacacccccgtcagacagaagagTCCGGTgtccaggcccccttgccacccccacccctctgtaaaaggtctgcttacgtcccccatcggacagaaggggcaggtgcccaggcccccttgccacccccaccccactgtgaaatgtttgcttacgtccccttcggacagaaggggcaggtgcccaggtccccttcccacccccaccccactgaaaaaaggtctgcttacgcccccatcagacagaaggggcaggtgcccaggcccccttgccacccccacccctatgtaaaaggtctgcttacgtcccccatcagacagaaggggcaggttcccaggcccccttgccacccccacccctctgtaataggtctgcttacacccccatcggacagaaggggcaggtgcccaggcccccttgccacccccacccctctgtaataggtctgcttacacccccgtcggacagaagagtccggtgcccaggcccccttgccacccccacccatctgtaataggtctgcttacacccccgtcggacagaagagtccggtgcccaggcccccttgccacccccacccctctgtaataggtctgcttacgcccccgtcggacagaaggggcaggtgcccaggcctccttgcccccccaccccgttgtAAAAGGTTTGCTTACACCGCCTTCGAACATAAGTAGCAGgtggccccccaccccactgtaaaaggttggCTTACGCCCCTCTCTGAAAAAATACGCAGGTGTTcaggcacccttacccccccccacgTTTCTGACGCAGATAGATACTGTCCATTGCCCCCTCccatccccgaccagcaaaagCCATTAAATCTATCttcatgcattattattattaacagacATGTAAGAATATACACAGCCATCCATTAACAATTCACCATTGAATTTATTATCTATTGCAGATTTACATTCTCTACAGTGACTGCAGTCAGTTATAATGTCTCTCTATCAAGCTGATTTCTTACATCCACTGGACGCGTCAATTCTCGGAACAAGCGATCCTTCCGGAAACAATGTGTACTTTTCAGGGAGGCCACTAGGTGGAGACAAAACATACATTACTAAATATATGAGGTtcagaattaaattataagGAAGGGGATCTATGCgcgatatttataaaataccaTGATGACTCCATTTTAACGGGACACTTCTATTTATTCCAGTTTGTAATTAGCAGTCATTTACGTTCTTTCATAATAAAAAATCAAGAATTTTATGAGCTATAAATCATCCATATATTTTGCAGGAACAGAAATCGCGCCGCTGAAGTTCAGCACTTCCCCGTTCGAGATAAACGTGATGTTGCCGTTTCCTGCCGGCGACCCTTAAAAATCCATGACAGCAGCAGTTAGGTGCAGTGTGTGCAGCGGCCATATTTACGGACAAAATCAAGCTGATCACTAAGACGttttttgtggttaattaatccaTAATTAACAGCATAATGCTACATTATTTGTACCCCTcaggtaaagtgttaccgatgagAGGACACTTTGAGAgtcagtaaataacattttctcCTGCCTTTACTCCATGCCTAAATCAGACCTAGACATTTTTGAGTAGATTACCAGGTACACTTACTGCACACAATATGAAGACAATGTAAGTGAACCGAAATCTCCATGCAATGAATTAGCATCCTGTGAGTATCAAGTGCTGCACCCCATACATTAGCAATGGGCATCAGATCACTGTATTCAACAGGGTGAGGGGTTATTCAGAAAGGacgagtgtattattataaGACAGATTGATAAATCAACATGTGTAAGCCATTATTACTGTACAGATGAAGCCTTGAATTTTcccgtttccatgatggggccttggctggtacCTGGCTGGTCCATGGCTGGTACCTGGCTGGTccctggctggtccatgactggcccctgctgggtcctgggtgggaccttgactgtaatgagatccccccacgatgatgtaatgaacaagcgggccggcatgatccgccccttacctctctgtgtgtaaagtacttgcaatgatttatccatccaccagggggagcagtgattatgaaagctgaagtgacttacctggaatcaggtattgtaactccactgcagaaaatgaaaatcttagCAAGTATAATTTCttgtatttagacaaaattccaatttcattaataaactgactacactgcaataaatggtctgtgaaatttaagaaattgtttctgttggtaACCGGAGATCATCCACCCTGTCACTCAGCACTGGCTCACCACAGGGATGTGGGCTGAGCCGTCTGCTGTTCACCATCTACACCAGTGACTGCATCCCCACGCATCCCTGCCACACCATAatcaaatttgcagatgacatcacCCTGGTTGGACCGATCACTAACGATGATGACAGCGTCTGACAGAATGGTGTGACTACAACAACCTAACCCTCAACACTAGGAAAACCAAGGAAGTGGTCATGGACTTCCGTAAGCCAaaagctgacccccccccctacatAAAAGGTGACTGCGTGGAGAAGGTGTCCTCCTTCAAGTTCCTCAGGACTTACATGTCcgaggacctgtcatggaccacaaACACAACCGCCCTGGTGCAGAAAGCCCAGCAGCGCCTCCATTTCCTGAGGGTCCTGAGATGGAACAGGCTGCAGACCGACCTGCTGGTGTCCTTCTACCGAGCCACGATCGAGAGTGTGCTGATCCATGCCATCCCCGTGTGGCACGCTGGGTGTACAGTAGCCAATAAGAAGAGACTCCAGAGGGtcaccagtacagcagagaaggTGATTGGCTGCCCACTCCCCTCCTTGGATTCCATTGCCAGCTCTAGAAGTCTCTCTAGCCTCTCCAAggtccgagctttcctcagggtctgcggaacttactgcaggcagctatctcaaAGCGatgtcacacagtattcaaaacaatctcttcttgcctaaggcctaagacataacagacccaatatgcctccctcCCAGGCTatcaatgtccaattttacttccacatgagttttgcaaaaagggtgactgagatctgcaaattgtgtctaactaggtgcgTTTTGCCAATTTGAGTGATTGATTCAATAAATAACTTTTGGCAATTGGCAGTTTTattcccaaaatgatttttaatatgtcagcaattcagaaaaactgtaaaatatttcactaaaaaacatttatcccaaagtgctacaaatgcttttattcagcacaaactcagcaccaataatctgagatcatttagaatgtgattattcagtttttttttgttaaaatctactttaaacgtacacttttcaaaaacctattttcagtggtgctgacaaattgtaaaaa
Coding sequences:
- the LOC125725349 gene encoding stonustoxin subunit beta-like — protein: MRVKYIQSGFAGTKDRVRQSLQILDPHGAQLRHRNRLRRRLYQNSDSCQLTLDPNTANRDLSLSEGNRKVTRGGEEQPYPDHPERFDHWPQVLCRESLTGRCYWEAEWDGDGADIGVTYKGIRRKGWSECLLGNNEKSWSLRCKPDSYSVCHNKKQTLLPIRPSGSHRVGVYLDWGAGALSFYRVSSDGLTPLYRFTSSFTESLYPGFHVYNSSVLL